The Fusobacterium sp. genome contains a region encoding:
- a CDS encoding leucine-rich repeat domain-containing protein, with protein sequence MSQNVWENDDFIFKGNELKGMTDKGKDKVKTQGFTDMVIPPTTPEGVAIKRIGDNAFYRRGLTSVIIPDTVESIGYDAFGVCKLTEVKLPSSLVAIEGFAFYRNKLKKVEFGNAVKTIEPSAFALNELEEIFLPESLELIDTSSFYKNELTTLCIPKSIKKINMYAFCKNNIREVEIPKSIEFLHAKAFEENTEIK encoded by the coding sequence ATGAGTCAAAATGTATGGGAAAATGATGATTTTATTTTCAAAGGTAATGAGCTGAAAGGAATGACAGATAAAGGAAAAGATAAAGTCAAGACACAAGGCTTCACTGATATGGTAATTCCTCCAACAACTCCTGAAGGTGTAGCAATTAAAAGAATTGGAGATAATGCTTTTTATAGAAGAGGATTAACTTCTGTTATTATTCCTGACACTGTAGAAAGTATTGGTTATGATGCTTTTGGAGTATGTAAATTAACAGAGGTAAAATTACCAAGCTCTTTGGTTGCAATAGAAGGATTTGCTTTTTACCGAAATAAATTGAAAAAAGTGGAATTTGGAAATGCAGTAAAAACTATTGAACCAAGTGCTTTTGCTTTAAATGAATTAGAAGAGATTTTTCTTCCAGAATCATTAGAGCTTATTGATACTTCATCTTTTTATAAAAATGAATTAACAACATTGTGTATTCCAAAATCTATTAAGAAAATTAATATGTACGCATTTTGTAAAAATAATATTAGAGAAGTGGAAATTCCTAAATCTATAGAATTTTTGCATGCAAAAGCTTTTGAAGAAAATACAGAAATAAAATAA